DNA sequence from the Bacillota bacterium genome:
GGTTGATGAAGGTCTTCACTTCGGCGGGCGAAACCACCGGTCTGACCACGACCCCCGCCGCCCGGGAGCAGTCTCGGTCGCCGTCCCAGTCTTCGTCATCGGCCGGCCTCCTGCCCCGGCCCCGGTCGGAAGGATCTGGCCGACTCCACGGCGGCCCGCCAGCCCCGGTAGGGCCCGGCCATCTCGGCCTTCCCGGGCCCCGGAGCGAAGACCCGCTCGGCCCGGCGCAACTTGGCGATGTGCTCGAGATCGGGATAGAAGCCGACCCCCAGGCCGGCCAGGAAGGCGGCTCCCAGGGCCGTCGTCTCGGTGACGGCCGGCCGATCGACCGGGAGGCCCAGAAGATCGGCCTGGAACTGCAAGAGAAGGTCGTTCCTGGCCGCCCCGCCGTCGACCCTCAGCGATGCCGGGACCACCCCGGCGTCGGCGCCCATCGCGTCAATGAGGTCCTTGGTCTGGTAAGCGATGGCCTCGAGGGCCGCTCGGACCAGGTGGGCCCGGGTCGTCCCGCGGGTCAGCCCGAGGATCGCGCCCCGGGCGTACATGTCCCAGTATGGCGCGCCCAGACCGGCGAAGGCCGGGACGAAATAGACCCCGCCGGTGTCCGGCACCGAGGCCGCCAGGACCTCGCTCTCGCCCGAAGCGGCCAACAGACCGAGGCCGTCGCGCAGCCACTGGATGGCCGCCCCGGCGATGAAGACGCTGCCTTCAAGAGCGTAGGTGACCTCCCCGCCGAGGCCCCAGGCGATGGTCGTGATCAGTCCCGACCGCGAGGCGATGGCCCGGTGGCCGGTGTTCATCAGCATGAAGCAACCGGTGCCGTAGGTGTTCTTGGTCAGGCCCGGAGCGAAACACCCCTGGCCGAAGAGGGCCGCCTGCTGGTCGCCGGCTACCCCGGCCAGGCGCACCGGCGCCCCGAAGACGCCCTTGGCCGTCGTCCCGTAGTCCCCCGCCGAT
Encoded proteins:
- the glpK gene encoding glycerol kinase GlpK, which encodes MTASYLLALDQGTTSSRAIVFDRDGRSRSLAQREFTQHYPQPGWVEHDADEIWQTQLDVARRAVEEAGIGPGELAAIGLTNQRETTVVWERRTGRPLARAIVWQCRRTAGLCDELRRDGWEERIRQRTGLVIDAYFSGTKLAWLLEHVPGLREKAEQGEALFGTVDTWLIWNLTGGPGGGVHLTDYSNASRTMLFDLHRLDWDDEILARLRIPRAMLPEARPSAGDYGTTAKGVFGAPVRLAGVAGDQQAALFGQGCFAPGLTKNTYGTGCFMLMNTGHRAIASRSGLITTIAWGLGGEVTYALEGSVFIAGAAIQWLRDGLGLLAASGESEVLAASVPDTGGVYFVPAFAGLGAPYWDMYARGAILGLTRGTTRAHLVRAALEAIAYQTKDLIDAMGADAGVVPASLRVDGGAARNDLLLQFQADLLGLPVDRPAVTETTALGAAFLAGLGVGFYPDLEHIAKLRRAERVFAPGPGKAEMAGPYRGWRAAVESARSFRPGPGQEAGR